TTATAGAACCTATGAAGGATCATATGAGAGATGCCTGCATAGGATCGATTTCAGAGATTTTTGACGGCAATGAGCCTTTATTGCCGAGAGGGTGCTTTGCGCAGGCGTGGAGCGTTGCAGAGATACTTAGGGCATATGTTGAAGATATATATCCTCATATTAATAAAAAATTGTTCCCCCATAGGGTTAATTGAAAGTTTTGTTTTCAAGATATCAAGTATATTTGATATCTTTTTTCTTTTCTATATGGATTGTCCGGCGTAATAATGTTTGATAGCCCCTTTTTATTTCTTTACTATGTACAAGCGGCAGGATATACTTATATTAATATGAATTGTTCATAAAAAGGAGTGTCTTAAGACATTTATGGGCTTACGCAAGGGACAGAGAGAATTGGTTGAACAATATAGGGGAGGGTATTGTGCTGTACCTGCTATTCCTGGTGGGGGGAAAACGCATTGCCTTTCACTTTGGGCTGTAGAAATGATATCGCAGGGGTTGCACAGGCCTGGCAAAATATTGATAGTTACATATATGAACAGCGCAGTAAATAACTTTAAGCAGCGTATTTCCCGTGAGTTGGCAAACAGGGGTATCGGAAGCAATAAAGACTACTTTGTGTCAACCATACATGGCCTTTGTCTGCAGATAATCAAAGAGAAACCTGACCTGGTAATGGCTAATGAAGATTTTGATATAGTAGACGGAGTTACTAAGATACATATTATAAGCAGCGCAATTGATGAGTGGAGAAAGAAAAATGAAGACATATTCAGACTGTACATTGAAGAATCAAATCTTAGTACCAGTAAAATTGCGGAAACATATAAAAACTGGCAGGACAAGTTGTGCAGTGTGATGCTTGCAGCCATAAGTGAGTTTAAATGCAGGGGGATAAATCCTGCAGAAGCAAGGGAGAACTGCAAAACTCTGCCTAAAAACTCACTTTTAAAACATGCTGCTGATATATATGAAATATATAATAAGAAGATAAAAATGAGCGGATTTCTGGATTTTGATGATATGCTGTATAATGCAAAAAGGATTCTTTCAGAAGATGAAATGTTGTTAGAAAAATACCGCAGTAAATATACTTTTGTATGTGAAGATGAAGCACAGGATTCCAATCTCATCCAGAGTGAAATACTGACAATGATAGCTGACGGAAACTTGCTTAGAGTAGGTGATAGTAATCAAGCTATCTGCGGAAGTTTCACCAGCAGCGACTTTACCTTATTTAAAAATTTTTGTGATATGCCCGGAACTACAGTTTATAATATTACCCAATCCAGTAGAAATACCAAGGAAATAATAGATATTGCAAACTATTTTGTTAATTATGTCAGGGAGAGGCATCCGGTACCTGAGTGCAGAGATAGCTTGCTGCCTCAGTATATCGAGCCTGTTGGTATAAATGATGAAAGGCCAAACCCTGTAAATAAGGAATATGGAATAAGAGCGGCAGTGCTGGGGTCATGGGAAGAAGAGGCGGAGGTAGTAGTAAGGGAAGCATATAGCATGATTAAAAAGCATCCGGACAAGACTATAGCTATACTTATACCAAGTTCATGGAAAATCAGTTTTGTAGTAAAACTACTCGAAGCGAAAAACATTCCGTATGAGGAACTTGACAGCACGTCCGGTGAAAAAAACAAGACAGTGAAAAAGCTTGGAAGGGTTATAGATTTTATTTCATGTCCGGAAAACAGCGAGAAATTTGCCGCTGTAATGAATGAATGCTTTCTGATAGAAGAAGACAAAGATGATACCGATACGGATAAAGAAGATGGAAATTCCCGGGCGAAAAACCATAAAGAACAGCTGATTCAATACTTAAAAAAGCTATCTACGGAGAAGCTTCTTTACCCAATAGGTGGTGAAATAGATACAAGGGCTGTA
The sequence above is drawn from the Clostridia bacterium genome and encodes:
- a CDS encoding ATP-dependent helicase yields the protein MGLRKGQRELVEQYRGGYCAVPAIPGGGKTHCLSLWAVEMISQGLHRPGKILIVTYMNSAVNNFKQRISRELANRGIGSNKDYFVSTIHGLCLQIIKEKPDLVMANEDFDIVDGVTKIHIISSAIDEWRKKNEDIFRLYIEESNLSTSKIAETYKNWQDKLCSVMLAAISEFKCRGINPAEARENCKTLPKNSLLKHAADIYEIYNKKIKMSGFLDFDDMLYNAKRILSEDEMLLEKYRSKYTFVCEDEAQDSNLIQSEILTMIADGNLLRVGDSNQAICGSFTSSDFTLFKNFCDMPGTTVYNITQSSRNTKEIIDIANYFVNYVRERHPVPECRDSLLPQYIEPVGINDERPNPVNKEYGIRAAVLGSWEEEAEVVVREAYSMIKKHPDKTIAILIPSSWKISFVVKLLEAKNIPYEELDSTSGEKNKTVKKLGRVIDFISCPENSEKFAAVMNECFLIEEDKDDTDTDKEDGNSRAKNHKEQLIQYLKKLSTEKLLYPIGGEIDTRAVPEDLLKSKIWADFTEKLELVRELLEFPGTVVEKLILYIAEKLEFDREERAIAQKVAGDVRYLMSQDPHWRLVDLALELLSPKNIFNFFAGLVWDLKGYEPKPGVVTLATYHKSKGLEWDTVFLSGLNYADFPVELNDKFVGEYWFLKQEYKNPQALVKADIQKIFEGNPCLDSIMESKLETISEKARLLYVGITRAKQYLYLSGYHANKGKRNEVPASKYLVELKRYIDDNSKSESVNLEAGRGLSG